The window GCCGCAGCTAACCGCAAGCCTCATATCAATCCGTTAGCCTATCAACGCCTCCAAAAAGAGCTTTCTGGATGGGAATTAGTGGAAGATAAACCTACTCAGTTTCGCTTGTGGATCGCTGACTTGTTTGACGATGCAGAGCACGACTTTCTTTCCACCCGCGTAGAGTTACAGCTCCAGGGGGTCAAAATGTCTGGCTCATCGACGCTTATTTTTAAAGGTATTCCCAAAACCACAGATTCGCCGCAACTCAAAATATCAGCGAAGGATCACCACCATGGTGATGACGGTGATGCTTGGGTCTCCGCGATATTTGACCTTTCTATGATCTCCTCGGCTTCAATCAATACTCATCCTTTAGAAGGCGAAACCGTCTATCGACTGGAAACCACCAACCACTTAAATGGTCGATACACTCTGTATGACGTGGTGTACTGCGAAGCGTTCAAGTTTGTTCAGCAAGAGGTCTTTTATGCGGCTTCGAACAACAAAACCCAGTGTCCACCGGATGAGCAGCTCATCCAAGTGGGCACCTATACCGTCGACGCAGACCAATTGAACGTATACAGTCAGTTGTCGTCACTGGACACACAGCAAACATGGAAGCTGCAAAAACAGTATCCATCAGTCAAACATCCCGGAGTGACCAATTACTTTGTCAGCGTGTACAACGGCAAACAATTTGAAAGCTACACCATGCAAAAGAAACGTTCAGCGATGGAGCAACGCATCAACGCCCCCACTGGACAGTATTTGTATCAAATAGCCTTTTTTGACTATCTACTGCCGCTTCCTAACGGTGAGTATCTGGTATCTGAAATCGGCAACTTTCTTTATCACCATGGAACTGAGGTGGTAGGTCCGTTAGGCGAACATATCGATTCCGATCTCAACCTGCGTACTTACGAGCGCAGTCTGCGCTGTGCCGATATCGCAGTCTGGTACGACAGTCATGCGATCGCAGGCCAAGGTGACTATCAAATCGACATCATCTCAGACCCGTTCCCCTATGATCCGACCTACCAAATTGACTGCTACGAATACACGAGCAACCTAGCAACCGGACAACAGTCCTTAGCGTTTGACCTAAATTACTCGCCATACGATGAGTTACTCCCCGGAGAGGTGTACAGTTATGTTTTGCGCCCCAAACCGCAGTTCGCCCAGTGGGTGGAAGAGATCAAATTAAACCTGATCTATCATCCACCGCATTAGTACGCTTAGAATTTCCACAATGCTTGTAAGCCCGTGCTCCATGTCAGCAATTCCGATTCAGGTAACGTCGCTTTGTAACTATCTGTTCCCTGCTCCTGACAAATACCATCAGTCATGGTCTTACAGTATGAGGGACTTACAATGTGAGAATCCGATTCCAGACGTTTTTCAAATCCAATTAAGGCAAACCAACCTAAGTGCAAACCTTCAAAAACCTCGTAGCTGACCGTTCCTTCCAAACTGGTACGAATACTGTGGCTATCAAAATCGACATCACTAAACTGAGTAGAAGAGGTCTTGCTATACAAAGGGAAACCAATGAGTGCTCTGCCAGAAACATGCCAGTTATTATCGGCGAATAACGTGCCATCATCATAAGCCACCCCTATATCAGCAAACACACTTGTGTTGGTTTCCTCCCATGTACCATGAAAGAACTGATTACCCTGTTCGGTATAGTTTTTGACACTGAAGCGAGTAAACGTTTGATAAGTGAATGACGGACCTGCGACTAAACGCCAGCGATTATCCAACTTGTAGTGCAGCAGGATATTGGTGGCGGTTCTCAGGTACTCAGCTTCATTGTTTTGGATAACTTGGCCGTTCCAACGCCACTCTTCCTCACCATTAACTGGTGAGAACGTTGCAAGTGCATCAATCGAAAAATCGAAGTCTTCATTAATATAGTACAGGCCACCAGAATTAATCACTGGATTCAGTAAGTTCACACTGGAACTTACTACGCCCGACTCCTCATATATTACGTTCTCTAACCCTAGGGTAAAATACGAATAGCCATACCGATCATCCATCTCGTTAGCTGCCGCTGTCGAGGCCATACACATCAACGTAAAACCCACGCAAGTCTTCATTATTGTTGTCCTTTATATCCTTAACAGCGGCAGATAATAGCGTTGTACTGTGCAATTCCAACCCCGTAACTGATAAAAAAAACAAAACAATTTTTACGGTTTTTCCGCTGTTTTCCGTATCTTGAAATCTTGCCACTATCACTGATACAACTCGCTTCATCTATGTCAAAAATGGGCATACACAACGATTTCCTCCCTCTGGGTAATGAGAGTTTAATTCGATGATAGGATGTAGAAACACATGAAAAAACTTAGTTTACTAGCAACGTCAGTGGCCATCGCCCTTACTGGATGTGGGGGCTCTGAGGGAGGTTCATCCAACAGCGGCACACCACCGACACCAGGCGGCTTAGTTATCACAGCCATTGATGGCTACCTACAAAACGCTGAAGTGTGGGTAGATAAAGACGGTAACCTAAGCAATGGTTGCGAATTCAATACTGATGAAGTAACCAATGAAAATGGCCAAGCGACCATCAGTAAAGCGGACTACGCGGGTATGGATATCTGTATCAAAGCGATCGCTGGTAAAACCATCGATAAAGACCGTGGTATTGTATCGTCTGACTTCGTACTGGCCTCCGCGTCAGGCGAAGATGACCAAGTGGTAGTCAACCCAATGACGAACATGGTGGTAGAAAAGGTTAAGACGCAACTAGCCAGCGACTCAGCCCTAGATGTGATTGAAGCAAAAAAAGTGGCAGAAGCTGAGGTCGTCACTGCCGTAACACAATCGGGCCTAACAGCAAGCGCTGAAATGATTTTCGGTGATTATATTGCTAGCTCAGAATCCTCTAACGATGCTAAAGCACTGAAAGTCATCGGTGAAACGCTGGTTGACCACCAAAATCAGCCAGTTGAAAAACAGCTAGAAATCACGACTACCGTGGCGGAGAAAGCACAAGAGATCATCAGCAGTAGCACGCCTGAAGAGATTGATAACTTCGCCCCAGTCGTTAATGTACCTAACGATGGTCCCGTCACCGTAGAGAAGAATAGCCGCCCTGTGGTAGCCACACCTCTTAAACCTGTCACCCTTCAACTAGACGATGCATTCTTCGCGATTAATGCAGCCGATTACTTCAGCGATGCCGAAGGCGATGCACTGACTTTCACCATGAGCGCCATTGGCGGTGACAAAAACGGTATCGATATTGATAACCTTGGTATGATCACGGGTGCACCAACAGCAGCGGGCGAGTTTATCTACCAAATTTTTGCTGAAGATGCGAAAGGCTCACTCTCTTACCCTGCTACCCTGACAGTGACTATCGAAACGCCAAACACAGTTCCAGCAGTCAATGACACCACAAAAGCAGACCTTCAAGCAGAGGTGAACGGTTGGCAATGGGTGCAAGGCGAACAGCCACAAAACACCCTTAACATTTCAGCACTGTTTACTGATGCCGACTCAGATGTCCTCACTTACCAAGTGGAGACCTCACTGAGCAAAAATGGTGGTGAGGACACAGGCTTCCAAGTACTTGTGGATGAAAGTGGTACGATTTCATTCGACGGCCCTGTACCTCATGTTGCCAATGCGGGTGCCGAGCACATTTATGTATACGCAAACGACGGGGTCAATGCCGAAGACGCTTTAGTTACCTTTTCGCTACCAAAAATCGCAGAGGGAACGGTGGTTGAGCCAACGCTGCATCCTCTGGAAGGTCAGGTGTGGTACCGTCTTGAATACGGTAGTGGCACAGAAACTGAGAGCTTTAACTATTCTCGTGTCTGGTGTGACACACTGAGCTTTAACAATGGTGAAGTCAGTGGTAACACACGCACTCTGAGCAACCTGACAGAGTGTAGCGAAATTACCGATGGAACAAATAGTTTCTACTTTGGTAGTTATGAAGTACAAGGGGATAAAATCCTTGCCTCTTTTGTTGGTGATGAAGGTACAGAACGGGCTGAACTGACCATAAAAGATGCTGACGAAATTTCACAAGGTGCGAAAACGCTGTACTGGTATTTCCCTGAAAGCGGTGAAACAGAAATCTACACACTGTTCAGTGTAAAAGCCGATGCTGAAGCACGTATCCAGATTCAATCAGACGATATCTCTGATAACCGCATGTTCCCGATGACACTGCCAACCGCAGTTGAAGGTCAATATGCAACGGGTAAAGCGTCTGTATCACTGCTGGAAACGACAAGCTCAGCTGATGACAATGTGATGGATGCGAACCTGATTCTAGAGTTCGATAATCAAGACTTTACCTGTGCTGATGTGAGCGAGTTTTACCGTAGCATTAAATTCACAGGCGAAGGGCTGGGATATGGTGTCGACTCTTTTGATGCTTACAAAGGTGGCTTTGAGTGTTACGACAAAGTTGAAAACAATATCACGCATGCTGCTATCGATTTCGACTTACCAGCATTGACTGTCGGCAACGTTTACAGCTTTGTAGGTAAAGTTAAAGAGAGCCAAGGCGGCTACATCGAAGCCGTGAAGTTCAATGTAACTTGGACAGGTACTGGCGACAACGAATAACAACGCTTCCCCCAAGCACCAAGCCCCGTACCACGGGGCTTTTTTCGTTCTATGCAAAAATCACTTCACACACATCACATTGAGTAACGAGGTGCCCGTTAATTGGTTGGGCTCGCGATCGGTAAACAAACCTTTCTTACCTTTGCCCCAATACGGCAGTTGAAGCGGCCATTTATTCTTTTCCATCACACCTGAAGCTCTTAATATCTTAAACTCTTCAGACGTTGCCAACGACATGTCTAATTGCTGGCATATCTGTGATGCGTCTTTGTAGTTGAGGCGGTTCCACGGTTTGCCATATTCCATGTAAAACTGGTTCCGATTATCAACCAGGTACGGCGCGACATACGTTTTACCCTGTAGTACGGTTTTTAAGCGAACCACAATACCATCTCGACTTGATACTCTCTTTTCCGGCTTAGCTTGAACTGCTGGTTTAGTCGTAACTTGCTTCTCTGCGACAGGTTTTTTTTCAGCGGCCGCCGATGGAGATTTAAATGCATCGGTGTTCGGTCGTACACTCGAAACCGAGGCAGCAGGCGTGTTGCCAACAACTGACTTCGTCACAGCCTTGGTTTGTTTCGACGCCGAGACGTTACGCTTCCCAACCACGCGAATAAACGCTTCTTTGTAGTTAGGCAAGGTTTTTACCCCGCGTAAATCAGCCGCAGCCTTAGCTGGGTCAGTATACGGTCCAATCAGACAGCGATAGCCGTTGGGTTCTGATTTCATCCAAACATCGGTGGTGATTTGGTTATAGAGGGACTTAGCTTTGGCAAGTGACATCGGCTTTGGCAGCAAACCACATTGAATCCAATAGAAATCACTGCCACCCTGCGGCACTTTCTTTCCCCATACTCCATTTCCAATAGGGCATGCCTGCTCAAGCTTTGGTAACTCTTTGTCGCTAGCCTGAGTCGCCTGACAAAGAAACTCGTCAGCCAAAACAGAAGGAGAATACTGAGCGCAGCCCAAGACCACACCGAGGCTGAGGCATAATTGGATACATCGTGATGAGTGTTGTGCCTTCTTCAATTCCATTCTCTTCACTCTAAACTCGTTGGTAAGGTCATTATGGCGAAAGACCGCCAAAAAACGGTGAACCAGGAATAACTAGCAAAAAAAGAGCCGGAAATGCATCCGGCTCTTTTTTTAGGAAGGAATTAAGCGAATTAACCACACTTAATGTCTTAGATTCTTAACCTTTATACAATTTCGGGTTAAATACATCACGTAACCAGTCACCCAATAGGTTGATAACCAGCACCAATGTGACCAACACAACACCAGGGAAAGCGGTGATCCACCAAGCCCCTGAGAAGATGTAGTTAAAGCCGATACTGATTAACGCACCCAGAGACGGCTGATCTACAGGTAGACCTAAGCCAAGGAATGACAGCGCTGCTTCTGACATGATGGCGTTTGCTACCTGAACCGTCGAGATAACCAATATTGGCGACAGACAGTTCGGCAGGATATGGCGGAACATGATGCGTGGTGCTTTAAAGCCCATCACGCGTGCCGCTTCTACGTACTCTTTTTTCTTCTCAGCCAGTACCGATGCACGAATGGTACGGGCGTACTGCGGCCATTCTGCCACACCGATGATGACCACCAGCATGACCACTGCATATTGGCTGTAGAAGTCACTACCAAAGCTGGCTTTGAAAATCGCCGAAACGATGATCGCTACCATCATGGTTGAGAACGAAAGCTGAACATCAGCAAAACGCATTAAGAAGCTGTCGATACGGCCACCGAAGTAACCTGCTGACAGGCCAATGATGATCCCCAGAACCAACTGCAGGCCAACTGCCAGAAAACCGATGGTCAGTGATAAGCGCGAGCCATAAAGAATCGTCGATAAAATGTCACGGCCTTGCTCATCCGTACCCAGAACAAAACGCTCATCGCCTTCTTCCATCCAAGATGGAGGAAGTTCAGAATCCATAATATCGATAGACGTCAGGTCATATGGATCGGTTGGTGCCAGAATAGGTGCCGCAAGAGCTAATACCAAGAACACCATAAACACCGTGAAACTTGTCATCGCAACTTTGTCACGTTTAAAGTAGTACAGAAAATCTGACTTTTTAAAACGCTGCCACGCTGAAGGAACGGCTTCAGAAGCTGCAACTTGATTTGATTGGCTCATGATTAAGCTCCTTTTCCAGTTAGGTTCACAGTTGGGTTGATGATGCCGTACAGCAAGTCAACGATGGTATTGGTTACCACGAAGATCAGACCAACAAAAATAACGTAGGCAGTGATTAGCGGCGTATCTACACGGTTAATCGCTTCTAGGAAAAGGAAACCCGTACCCGGCCATTGGAATACAGTTTCGGTTAGGATGGTGTATGCCACCATAGTACCAATTTGTACACCACCAACGGTCAATACTGGCAGCATGGTGTTTTTCAGTGCATGTTGATAATAAATTTTTTGTAAGTTCAAGCCTTTCGCTTTTGCGAACTTGATGTACTCAGAGCTCAGTACTTCCAGCATTTCTGAACGAACCAGACGAATAAACAGCGGTAGCATGATAGAAGCCAGCGAGATACATGGCAGGATCAGGTGCTTGAGACCGTCAAGAGTAAAGAAGCCCGACTCCCAACCGAGAAGATTCGATGTTTCACCCCGCCCGTAGGAAGGCAGCCAACCGAGCTCAATGGAGAAGACGTACATCAGCATGATTGCGGTCAGGAAAACCGGAATCGAAATGCCGACACTACTCATCGCCATAACAAATTTGGTGAAGATACTTTTCGGGTGGATCGCGGAATACACCCCTAATGGTATTGACAAAGCAATAATAATGAGCGTCGCGCCAAACACGAGCTCAAGTGTCGCCACCAGCTTGTCAAGAATGACATCAACCGCTGGACGCTTGAAAAAGTATGAAGTACCCAAATCACCTTGCAGTGCATTACCGACAAAGCGAGTGTACTTTGTGATAAAGGGATCGTTCAGGCCCAGTTCATCACGCAGCGCTTGACGCTCCGACTCCGAAACCGACTGACCTACAAGCTCACGCAGCGGGTCACCCAGGTTATCCTGAATGGCAAACGCCACCAAACTGATCACAAACATCACTATCAGTGCCTGAAACAGGCGCTTGACCAGAAACGAAAACATTCCTTGCCCCTTAACTATCCATAGATCTCTAAATTTAGAGAGAAAATTCAGTCTTTAAACCAGCTCAATCCGACTGAAATAAAACTGAGCTAAGTGTTAAGCCCCACAAAAACTCACTTGTGATGGGGCTCATTCAGGAGGGAACGTATTCCCTCCTAATAACTACTCACTGTGATTATTCAACCACTAGGTCGCCAAAGTAAGGCATAACCATTGGGTTCACGATGTCTGCCGCTTTCACGTTAGACTTCGCGCCCCACGCTTCACTTTGCCAGTGTAGTGGTACGAATGCTGCGTCGTTGTATAGCGTTGCTTCTACACCTTTTAGCATCTCTGCACGTTTCGCTGGATCCGTTTCAACGTTAGCCGCTTCTACTACTTTATCCATTTCTGGGTTTGAGTAGTGACCACAGTTGTACTGACCACGACCAGTTTCTTCGTTGCGAGTCATGGTTAGGAACTCGTTGAAGTTTGCAGAATCTTCAGTATCTGAGTGCCAGCCGATCATCAGCATGTCTGCTGAACATAAATCAAACTCTGGCCAGTATTGCGCTTTAGGCATTGTCTTCAGATCAACCTTGATACCGATCTTAGACAGCATCGCCGCCGCCGCTTGTGCTACTTTTGCATCGTTGACGTAACGGTTGTTTGGCGCAATCATGGTTAGCGTCAAGCCGTCCTCGTAGCCTGCTTCTTTCATCAGCTCTTTTGCTTTCTTCAGATCGTAGCGAGGAACCAGTTTTTCGTTATGACCAACGTAACCTGCCGGGCTTTGCTGGCCTGCAGCCGTAGCGAAGCCTTTCATGATTTTCTTCACGATGCCTTCGTTGTTGATGGCATGCACAATCGCCTGGCGAACGCGAACATCTTTCAGTGCTTCGTTGCTGTTTTGGTTCATTTGTAGCGTGATGATACGAGTACCAGGTAGTGTGACCAAGTCGATACCTTCCGCGTCTTTCACACGTTGGTGATCGTTTGGCGCGACTGGGTGAATCATATCTACACCACCAGAAAGTAGTGCAGCAACACGGGTCGCATCTTCTTTGATCGGTACTAGCGTTAGCTTATCAACGTTACCTTTTGACTCTTTGTCCCAGTAGTCTTTGAAGCGTTCAAATTCTACTTTTACACCCTGCTCACGTGATGTCACAATGAATGGACCAGTACCAGAAACATGAGTTGATGCAAATGAGTTACCATGCTTCACTAGCTCAGATTTGTCTTTGCCGTCTTCTGTCTTACCCGTGTAGAACTTGCTGTCCATCGGGAAGATGTACGTTGCCGTTTGCAGCACAAGTGGGTAAGGACCTTTCGTTACAAGATCAACGGTATTGTCATCAACTTTAACGATTTTTTCGTACGGTTCGAAGATAGATTTAAAGTCTGGAGAGTTTTGCAGACGCTCAAATGTCCATACAACGTCATCTGCAGTCATTGTGTTACCAGAGTGGAACTTCACACCTTCACGCAGTTTGAAACGTACTGTTGTATCGTTAATACGCTCCCAGCTTTCTGCCAGGCGAGGTTCAAAATCCATTTCCTGAGTGAAACGAACCAGTGGGTCAAATACCATGTGTGACATTTGCAGTGTACCGCCAGATAACTGCTCGTGCGGGTCAAGCGATACCGGGTCAGCAGCGTAGCCAACTTTAATGTCTGCTGCTAACGAGTTAAAACTTAGTCCCGCAGCGATTAGCGCCACTGCTAATTTGCTTTTCATGGTTTTCATTTGCATAACTCCTTCATGCTGGGATCAAAGTCCCTTGTTGTTGTGTTTGCGTCTGTTTTTATTTCAAGATCAGCCAAGCGAAAAACTTGGTTTATGCCGATTTAATCTCTTCTCTTAATCCAGTAAATTCTGGCATCAGAGAGATCAGTTTCTTGCTGTATTCATGCTGAGGAGCGGTAAACAGCTGCTCCGTTGGTGCCACTTCCAGTAGCGTACCCATCTGCATGACACCGACTCGGTCACACATCTGACGAATGACCGGTAAGTCGTGACTGATAAACAACATAGTCAAGTTCAGCTCACTTTGCAGATCTTTAAGCAAGTTGAGAATCTGTGCCTGTACCGAAACATCCAACGCAGAAGTCGGCTCGTCACAGATCAAAAGGCGAGGTCGGGTTGCCAGCGCACGTGCAATAGAAATACGCTGACGCTGACCACCTGAGAATTCGTGTGGATACTTCAGACCAGCCATACGTCCCAAACCAACGTGATCAAGCAAGTCATTCACGATTTGGCGTGTTTCTGCTTCATTTTTAGTCAGCTTATGGAAACGAATTGGCTCAGCAATGATATCGGCCACCTTCATACGAGGGTTCATCGACGTATAAGGGTTCTGGAACACCATCTGCATTTGACGGCGAACTGGGCGACGCTCTTTTTCTGACTTCATTGCCGTCAGGTCAAGGCCTTCAAACTTCACCTGACCGGAGTTTGGTTCATACAATCCAGCAATAACACGCGCAATCGTCGATTTACCAGAGCCAGACTCACCCACCAGACCAAAGGTCTCACCTTCGTGCACTTCAAAGCTGACATTATTCGACGCTTGTACGTACTCGCGGCGGCTTTCAAACAAAGAGTCTTTGGTGACAAAGCGCAGATTAACGTTTTTCACGTCCAACAACGGGCCAGTGTATTCACGTTGATCCTGACTTTGTCCCAGCCAATGGTTCTTAATATCGATCGGCTCCATTTCTGCCGCTTCTTCGATGTAGCTTACCAGAGGGAAACGATCGAGCTTTCTGTCTGAGCGAGGAACTGCGGAGATCAAGCTGCGAGTGTAGGAATGATCTGGGTTACCCAGTACTTTTGCTGTTGGGCCAAATTCAACCAGGTCACCCCGGTACATGACCGCCACACGGTCAGTGACGTTCGACACCACCCCCATATCGTGTGTCACCAGCATACAACCAACGTTGTTCTTAACGCACAATTCACGAATCAGGTTCAGGATTTGGTCTTGGATTGAAACATCCAGAGCCGTCGTCGGTTCATCGGCAATGATCAGATCAGGCTCACCAGCCAGAGCAATGGCAATAACCACACGCTGACGCATACCGCCTGAAAATTGGTGAGGGTACTGTTTGAGACGGTTTTCTGGTTGAGGGATGCCCACTTGCTGCATTAGAGAAAGCGCACGTTGATACGCCTCTTCATCCGACACTTTCATGTTGGCATGAATGGTTTCTTTAAGCTGCTGCTCAACCGTAAACAGAGGGTTAAGAGAGGTCATTGGATCCTGGAAAATAAAGCCTATTTTCGAACCACGCACCTTACGCATCGCTTCCGGGGATAAACCGGAAATCTTTTCTCCATCCAGAAATACGTCGCCACTAGCAACGCGACCCGGAGGACTAAGCAAATCAATAACAGCGTTCCCAACGGTGGATTTACCCGCACCTGATTCGCCAACAACACCCACAATCTCACCACGTTCAATTTGGAACGAAAGAGATTTCACGGCTGCGTGAACACCGTGTCGGGATGGATACTCAATACGAAGGTTTTTCACTTCTAATAGTGACATTTCAGACCTCTACTACCTTGTCTGTGTGGCATTGAATCACGCCCTCCTAGGACGCTCTTCATCACCTGAATGAATCCGTTCAAATTCAGAATAATACTCTGAAATTTTAATGCGGACACAATTTGGCAAAAATCACACAAAAAAGCAACAATTAAAGTATTTTACGCCATGAAAATGTTAATTGAACGCATATTTGGCGAATAAAAATGCATTAATAAGTATTTAACCATTTTCATATAAACCTATTTTTGTGCGCCATGCACCAATAAAAGCAGAAAAATGCTCTAGATTTATGCAAAAACCCAACATTAGACAAAACCACATTATTCATAGGCAATTGTTAACATTAAACAAACAATATCTGGCATGAAATCGATCTCTTAGGCATAAAATTTCATCTAGAAACTGTATGGAGAGATAAAAAACCAAACCCGAATAACACTCAGTTAAAGTAAAACGTGAACTGTTTTGCAAAAAAGACTAATACTCTATTTTAGGCTAGTTATTCGAACTTGGTGGCCAAACGTACAACAATTGACACTGACAATCGTCCATTTAGGTTTATGTCGCTTTATGGGCCACTGGTTCTATCATGCTGTGGTTTAAGACTTTACGATACGGAAGAGCATGAGATAATAGATTAAATAGAAGCCCCAGTAGCAAAGTTGTAAATGATAGGAGCCCCTGTGCTGAAAGCGATTTTTTTTGATATGGACGAGACTTTATGTGGCACATCTCAGGCCGATAAAGTGGCAGGGCAAGCATTTGCAAATTGGATGAAAACAACCTACCCACAGATCGCGGATGCTAATGCCTTCTTACAGCGCTACTTACAAGGTGTGTATAAAAAGCTCAATGCAGAGTTTCCTCAGCTTGTCGCCTTACTGCCGGATGAAAATGCATTCCGTTGCGGCCTGATACAAACCATCCTAGCAGAGCAAGGGATAGAAATAAGTGCCGAACAAGCCCAACAAGCGCAAAGCTTTTTTGACTCTGCACGTATGAATGCATTCTCCTTCCTACCTGGGGTAAAAGAGATGCTGGCTGAACTACGTCAGCACTACACTCTCGTCGTGATCACTAACGGTCCAGTCTTCTCTCAGCATCCTAAACTGGCGGCAACAGAGATGAGTGAGTGGGTCGATCACATTATTGTCGGTGGCGAAGAACCTGAAGAAAAGCCAGCGGCAAGTATCTTTCACAAGGCGCTCAAGCTAGCAGATGTTAAACCAGAAGAGGCGCTTCATATTGGTGACTCCTTAGCAGCAGACATTGCAGGCGCGAACGACATGGATATTCTCAGCGTTTGGGTGAATCCAAAAGGTAGCGATAATCCAACGGATATTGAGCCAGACTACGAAGTCAAAGACACCGTAGAGCTAAAAGAAATTCTCAAAACACTCGCTCAGTAGCATGGATTAAATGGTAAAAAAACAAAACCCCAGCCACTGCGCTGGGGTTTGTTTTATCGGCTGAAATAGCTTTTGGGTTACTGGTGGTCGAAAGCTCTTTGACCTAACAGTAGAGGCGTAAAATGGTGACCGATGAAGAACCAGAATTTGAACATCAGGCGACCCCCGCCCCTCTGGTCCGCTATATTCCAAAGAATGAGATGCCCTACCAAGCTGCGCTATTCATGATCTGTAGACGTACCCCCCGATAATTCTATCGCGGACGGCTAGTTGGGGCTTTCTAATAGTGGTCGGTGAAGAGGAATTCGATGCGACTGGGCGTCCAGCCCCCGACCCTTTGCAATCAATGTCTAAAACTCAGAATGCAAAAAGGCCTCGACATTTCTGTCGAGGCCTTCGAATGGTGGTCGGTGAAGAGGGATTCGAACCCCCGACCCTCTGGTCCCAAACCAGATGCGCTACCAAGCTGCGCTATTCACCGAGCATGTATTCTTTAAAGAAAGAATGGGGTGGCTAACGAGACTTGAACTCGCGACAACCGGAATCACAATCCGGGGCTCTACCAACTGAGCTATAGCCACCATCAAATTGTCATGTTTACCGCTTACTGTAAGCCATAAACTTTAATAGTGGTCGGTGAAGAGCGTGATTTAAACATCAGACGAACCACCGACCCTCTGGTCCGCTATTCTCAAAAAATGAGATGCGCTACCAAGGTGCGCTATTACCAGATAAACTCATAATAGCTAAATAGTGGTCGGTGAAGAGGGA is drawn from uncultured Vibrio sp. and contains these coding sequences:
- a CDS encoding ABC transporter permease, producing MSQSNQVAASEAVPSAWQRFKKSDFLYYFKRDKVAMTSFTVFMVFLVLALAAPILAPTDPYDLTSIDIMDSELPPSWMEEGDERFVLGTDEQGRDILSTILYGSRLSLTIGFLAVGLQLVLGIIIGLSAGYFGGRIDSFLMRFADVQLSFSTMMVAIIVSAIFKASFGSDFYSQYAVVMLVVIIGVAEWPQYARTIRASVLAEKKKEYVEAARVMGFKAPRIMFRHILPNCLSPILVISTVQVANAIMSEAALSFLGLGLPVDQPSLGALISIGFNYIFSGAWWITAFPGVVLVTLVLVINLLGDWLRDVFNPKLYKG
- a CDS encoding ABC transporter substrate-binding protein, whose protein sequence is MKTMKSKLAVALIAAGLSFNSLAADIKVGYAADPVSLDPHEQLSGGTLQMSHMVFDPLVRFTQEMDFEPRLAESWERINDTTVRFKLREGVKFHSGNTMTADDVVWTFERLQNSPDFKSIFEPYEKIVKVDDNTVDLVTKGPYPLVLQTATYIFPMDSKFYTGKTEDGKDKSELVKHGNSFASTHVSGTGPFIVTSREQGVKVEFERFKDYWDKESKGNVDKLTLVPIKEDATRVAALLSGGVDMIHPVAPNDHQRVKDAEGIDLVTLPGTRIITLQMNQNSNEALKDVRVRQAIVHAINNEGIVKKIMKGFATAAGQQSPAGYVGHNEKLVPRYDLKKAKELMKEAGYEDGLTLTMIAPNNRYVNDAKVAQAAAAMLSKIGIKVDLKTMPKAQYWPEFDLCSADMLMIGWHSDTEDSANFNEFLTMTRNEETGRGQYNCGHYSNPEMDKVVEAANVETDPAKRAEMLKGVEATLYNDAAFVPLHWQSEAWGAKSNVKAADIVNPMVMPYFGDLVVE
- a CDS encoding HAD-IA family hydrolase, producing the protein MLKAIFFDMDETLCGTSQADKVAGQAFANWMKTTYPQIADANAFLQRYLQGVYKKLNAEFPQLVALLPDENAFRCGLIQTILAEQGIEISAEQAQQAQSFFDSARMNAFSFLPGVKEMLAELRQHYTLVVITNGPVFSQHPKLAATEMSEWVDHIIVGGEEPEEKPAASIFHKALKLADVKPEEALHIGDSLAADIAGANDMDILSVWVNPKGSDNPTDIEPDYEVKDTVELKEILKTLAQ
- a CDS encoding ABC transporter permease, which produces MFSFLVKRLFQALIVMFVISLVAFAIQDNLGDPLRELVGQSVSESERQALRDELGLNDPFITKYTRFVGNALQGDLGTSYFFKRPAVDVILDKLVATLELVFGATLIIIALSIPLGVYSAIHPKSIFTKFVMAMSSVGISIPVFLTAIMLMYVFSIELGWLPSYGRGETSNLLGWESGFFTLDGLKHLILPCISLASIMLPLFIRLVRSEMLEVLSSEYIKFAKAKGLNLQKIYYQHALKNTMLPVLTVGGVQIGTMVAYTILTETVFQWPGTGFLFLEAINRVDTPLITAYVIFVGLIFVVTNTIVDLLYGIINPTVNLTGKGA
- a CDS encoding ABC transporter ATP-binding protein; amino-acid sequence: MSLLEVKNLRIEYPSRHGVHAAVKSLSFQIERGEIVGVVGESGAGKSTVGNAVIDLLSPPGRVASGDVFLDGEKISGLSPEAMRKVRGSKIGFIFQDPMTSLNPLFTVEQQLKETIHANMKVSDEEAYQRALSLMQQVGIPQPENRLKQYPHQFSGGMRQRVVIAIALAGEPDLIIADEPTTALDVSIQDQILNLIRELCVKNNVGCMLVTHDMGVVSNVTDRVAVMYRGDLVEFGPTAKVLGNPDHSYTRSLISAVPRSDRKLDRFPLVSYIEEAAEMEPIDIKNHWLGQSQDQREYTGPLLDVKNVNLRFVTKDSLFESRREYVQASNNVSFEVHEGETFGLVGESGSGKSTIARVIAGLYEPNSGQVKFEGLDLTAMKSEKERRPVRRQMQMVFQNPYTSMNPRMKVADIIAEPIRFHKLTKNEAETRQIVNDLLDHVGLGRMAGLKYPHEFSGGQRQRISIARALATRPRLLICDEPTSALDVSVQAQILNLLKDLQSELNLTMLFISHDLPVIRQMCDRVGVMQMGTLLEVAPTEQLFTAPQHEYSKKLISLMPEFTGLREEIKSA
- a CDS encoding SPOR domain-containing protein, whose translation is MELKKAQHSSRCIQLCLSLGVVLGCAQYSPSVLADEFLCQATQASDKELPKLEQACPIGNGVWGKKVPQGGSDFYWIQCGLLPKPMSLAKAKSLYNQITTDVWMKSEPNGYRCLIGPYTDPAKAAADLRGVKTLPNYKEAFIRVVGKRNVSASKQTKAVTKSVVGNTPAASVSSVRPNTDAFKSPSAAAEKKPVAEKQVTTKPAVQAKPEKRVSSRDGIVVRLKTVLQGKTYVAPYLVDNRNQFYMEYGKPWNRLNYKDASQICQQLDMSLATSEEFKILRASGVMEKNKWPLQLPYWGKGKKGLFTDREPNQLTGTSLLNVMCVK